The genomic stretch TTGCAGAGAATGCTCATGGTTTTTTACCAGTACCTATCCTAATTACCGAGCCTGCTATTGGGTATGGCGGCGGTATCGCTGGTTTGTTTTTGCATGAAACGCAAGAAGAGAAACACAAAAGAAAACAAGCGGCGTTATCAGCAATAGATGGCGGAGCACAGCTCGTACCGAGTGCAATGACTGTCGCAGGCGCATTAGGTACTGAAAATGGTACTTGGTTTGCGTTTGGTGGACACCGACGCTCTTGGCTTAATGACTCCATTCGCTATGTAGGCGGTGGTGGTGTTGGGGTGGCTAACTTGGATTTGTATAAACACATCTCCTTTGGGCCGATTGATAAGGAAATCAAATTTGGAACCAAAACAACGGTCGCAGTGCTGGCTCAAAAAGTGCAATTTCGCCTTGCCGATACACCATTGATGCTTGGTGTAAAACAAATGTTGGCGAAGTCTAAAGTGGAATCGGATAACAAGCTGATAGATAAGGTCATGCAACTTACCCTTGGAAGTGAAGCTGTAACGTCTGGGTTAGGTGTGCTCGCTGAATACGATACTCGCGATAATCTCTTTTACCCTAGCAAAGGGTATAAAGTGACTGCTGACTATATGATTTATGATGATGCTTTAGGCAGTGATTATAATTATCGTACTTTTAACCTTGATGCAGAAGCCTACATCCCGATTGCGGAAAAATGGACGTTAGGTTTGGCTGGCAACTACCAAAATTTTGAGCAGAAAGATTCTATGGTGTCACCGACTGCAAAGCCGTATGTCGCACTGCGGGGTGTTTCTTCATACCGTTACCAAGGTGATGAAATCGAAACCTTGCAAGCTCAACTAACTTACAGCATTAACCATCGTTGGAAAGTGAGTGGTTTTTATGGTGCGGGTCAAGCGACCCAACGGAGTGGCGATGAACAAGACAGCCGAGTTAATGCTGGTGGCGTAGGTTTTCGTTATCAAATTGCTCGTCGATATGGCCTACACATAGGTATGGACTATGCGATGAGTGATGAAGAAAATGCTATTTATTTCAATGTAGGCAGTGGCTTTTGAATAGCCACCAAGCCAGTCAGTCTATATAAAAGGTGTCTATTCACTAACCATTCCGATACTAATGGTTTGCTGCTAAGCCCTGAGGGATCTCCTCATTAATTCCCCCAGAGCATAGCTGCCTTTTTCCAGTTTTATACAAGCTCATCAAACTGTTGCCATACATTATAGAAAAATCAACATCCTTAATGTCGAGCTATATGGGATTTTTATTAATTAACCTGAGATCGGCTTAAGCTATCAAACCCGATTTTCAGTGGTTGTGATGTTAAGTGATGGCTTTTCTGGTTTTAGGTAGTACGCGATTTTAGTTGCTCACAATCCTTCTTGCTCGAAAGCTCTGATCACGAAACCAGCTTTTGGTTCTATTCTATTGTTAACCCGAGTTCAGGTTAATTACGTTGAACAGGGATGTATTGCATAAGTTTTCGCAGTTTTATGCCTGCACCTGGTTACAAAAAAGTAACTAAAATCGTTACAACTAAGCTGTTAGAGCATGCTCCTTGAACTCACCCGTCACTCAACTCCACATAATCATCTGCTTAACCCTTACTCATCGCTGTGCGCCTTTTGCTCTTAAGCCAATGCTTCCAGCGAATGGGCATCATAGGCACAATAATCAGTAGAATGCCTAGAACGGTGTAACTGTCTGGCACTTCATCAAACCAAATCACTCCAAAGAAGGTGACAAACGCTAAGCCAGAATATTCCGCCAGAGCGATCTGGCTTGCCGGGGCTTGCTGAAATGCCTTCACCACCAAAGCATGGTAGGCGAGCACAAACAGATTGATCGCCACAATCCATAAAATATGTTCGAAGCGAATCGCGCTCCATTGCCAGTAGGCGAGGGCAAACGCAAAGGGCAGCGTCATCAAGGTCGTCCAAAAAAGTGTGGAAATCAGTGACTGTTCGGCAGGCACTTTGCGGATCAGAATATTGCCTACCCCCATGGATAACGCGCTGCCCAGCGCGACGATGGCAGCCCAGTGAAACTGCTCGGGGCGCAGCACAATCAGCACACCAACAAAGCCCAATAGCGTTGCAACCATTTTCCCTACGGCAGGGCGCTCCCCCAAAAAGACAAAGGCCAGTGGCAATACCAACAGAGGGCCAACGTAGAACATGGCATTGGCGGTCGCCAGTGGCAAATGGGTGATCGCTATCATGGCGCACGCGCTGCCGAGCAAGATCAGCTGCGCGCGCCAAAAGGTGATCCAGTCGCAGCCCTTTTTCCACTGCGATTTTTCCATGCGCAGCCAGAAAGGCAACAGCAGCACAAGGCTAATAGACTGGCGAATAAACACATATTGAAATGTGGGCACTTCGCCATTGAGTATTTTGAGTGATACATCAGAAAGTGAGGCAAGCAAATTGGCCGCCACCAGTAAAAAGATGGCGCGAGAAACGGTTGGGTTGTTCATGATACGAAGTGCTAATGGCTCGTCTACTGCCAGCGTTGGCGAGTGTGTGAATAAGGTTAGTGGCGTGATGCTATCAGAGAGCAGCAGAACTCGAACCTGCCAAAACCGCAGAGTTGGATCTTGCTCACGATTAATTGAACCGTCGTTTTAAAAATATTGTTTCTGAGTTTTGTTGCTGCAATAATAGCGGCAATTACGTTAAGGAGACATCCTATGAATCACATCAATCGCGTTGCCATCATTGGTGAATGCATGGTTGAACTGAAAAAGGTCAACGGCGCGCTACAACAAGGTTTTGGTGGGGATACGCTCAACACCGCAGTTTACCTTTCCCGTTTGACCCAGCAATCCGGTGTTTCAACCTCTTATGTTACGGGATTAGGACAGGATCCATTTAGCCGAGAAATGCTTGCCGCTTGGCAAGACGAAGGCATCAACACGGATATGGTGTACCTTTCTCAAGACAAATTGCCAGGCATTTATGCCATCGAAACAGCAGACAATGGCGAGCGTAGCTTCTTCTATTGGCGCAACGATTCGGCGGCGAAATACTGGCTGCGTGATCGTGCCATCCTGACGCTGGCGAAAGAGCTGTGTCAGCATCAAATGATTTACCTCAGTGGTATCAGCTTGGCGATATTGTCGCAAGATTGCCGAGAAGCGCTGATCAAACTGCTCGCGCTTTGCCGCAGTGATGGGGTGAAAATCGCGTTTGATAACAACTTCCGACCAGCGCTGTGGAACAACGTGGCGGAAGCACAAGCGTTCTACCAGCAAATTCTGCAAGTCACCGATATGGCGTTTCTCACCTTTGATGATGAGATGCTGTTGTGGGGCGATACCCATGAAGATCAAGCAATTGAGCGCACCAAGGGGTTTGGCGTGAGCGAAATCGTCATCAAACGTGGTGGGGATGCGTGTTTTGTCGTTACAGAAGCGGGCCGTCATGCGGTTGCTCCACTCAAAATTGACCATGTTATCGACACCACAGCCGCAGGAGATTCATTCAGTGCTGGCTATCTTGCAAAGCGTATTCTGGGTGGTGATTGTCAGCAAGCTGCTTTTGCTGGTCACACGGTTGCAGGTCATGTTATTCAACATCGTGGCGCGATTATTCCTCGCGAAGCGATGCCAACTATTTAAGGATTCAAACAAATGAAAGATTTAAATCAAAAGCTTGCTGAAATCAAAGTGGTTCCGGTTATCGCCATCAAAGATGCCAACAAAGCGGCAAAATTGGCGCAAGTGCTGATTGAAAATGGCCTGCCTTGTGCTGAAGTGACGTTCCGCACTGCAGATGCGGCTTTGGCGATCAAAAACATGCGCGAAGCGTACCCAGAAATGCTGATCGGTGCGGGTACGGTACTGACGTCTGCACAAGTGGATGAAGCGATTGACGCAGGTGTGGATTTTATCGTCAGCCCAGGTTTCAACCCAACCACAGTGAAATATTGCCAACAGCGCAACGTGACCATTGTTCCGGGAGTGAATAACCCAAGTTTGGTTGAGCAAGCGATGGAAATGGGCCTACGTACCTTGAAATTCTTCCCTGCCGAGCCATCGGGTGGCGTGAACATGCTGAAAGCGCTGACGGCGGTTTACCCAGTGAAATTTATGCCGACGGGCGGCGTTAGCCCAAGCAACGTCAAAGATTATCTTGCTATCCCTGCTGTGTTGGCGTGTGGTGGCACATGGATGGTTCCGGGTGATTTGATCGACAACGAGCAATGGGATGATCTAGCGAAGCTAGTACGCGAAGTTGCGGGCATTATCGCTTAATTCCCCCTGATTTGGCTCCCTTCACTATCTTCATAAATCGAAGATATTTGCTTTAGAAATCGAAGATATTTGGCTCTTCTTTGCCACGCCTGCACTGGTTGCAGGCGTTTTTTCTACGCCCCTAGTGGCGAATTTGTGACCTCGGCAAAGTTTTAGGGCGTAGGGAGTAAGAAGGATGTGTTTGTTATTCCGTCGTTTTATTCTGAGCGTGATAAAAACGATCAAACGTCTATCTTTTTAAGCCTTCATGGTTCTGAGCATCTGTTGTTTTGAGCATCTATTGTTTTAAGTATCTATGGTGACTTGAGAGGGTAAGGCGTGAACAACGGACTGAACGATGAAACTGAATGCCATAACCCTAACTCTGATCCTCAGCTCGACAGCGGCGATTGCCGAGCCGAATTTAACCATCTCAACCACCACCAACAGCCGAGATTTTCCACTCAGTACCGAGCAGCCATTAGTGGTGCCGCTGGTCAAAGACAGCTATCAACTCAAAGTCACCGGGCTGGAAGGCGATTGCCAAGCGCCCGATGCGCAGGTGATCAAGTTCAACCAACCCATTGCGCTGAATTGCGGTAAAGCGACCGAACTTCCGCTAAAAATTCGCTTTACGGGTGACTACAGCTTTGAACTGGACGCGAACGCCCACACGCTGACATTTAAACGAGAGCCGAAAAAGGTCGCCAAAACCGAGTTCAAACGGCCACTGCCGCAGGTGACTTGTGAAGTCTACCAAGGCGGAGAAGTGACGATTGAACTGGGCGACAGCTTCAAAGACGGCACCTCACTGCGTGACGCCTACAGCGGCCAAGTGGTGAGCGTTAAGCAGGGTAAAGTCAGCTTAACGCCGTCGGCGCAATCGGGTGGTTTGGTGCTGCTGGAACCGGTTAAACAAAACAAAAAAGCGCGCCCTTTCGATTACCGCAACGCGAATATTTACTTCGTGATGGTGGATCGCTTTCACAATGGCGACCCCAGTAACGACCAAAGTTATGGTCGTCAGAAGGACGGCAAAGAGGAAATTGGTACCTTCCACGGCGGAGATCTTAAAGGAGTGACGGAAAAGCTCGATTACATTCAAAGTCTCGGCACCGATGCGATATGGCTGTCACCGATTGTAGAGCAAGTGCACGGTTTCGTTGGTGGTGGCGACAGCGGCTCTTTCCCATTTTATGCCTACCACGGCTATTGGACGCGTGATTTTACCAAGATCGATGAAAACTTTGGCCGCGATGAAGATTTGAAAACATTGGTGGAAGAAGCGCATAAGCGCGGCATCAAAATCTTGCTGGATGCGGTCATCAACCATTCTGGGTACTCAACGCTGGCGGATCTGCAATTTGATGGGATGCAAGTGACGGCAAAAGAAGCGAACTTGCCAGAAAAGTGGGCCAATTGGCAGCCAAAAGAGGGTGAAAACTGGCATAGCTACCACTCTGCGATCGATTATCAAAGCCAAAACTGGTCACAGTGGTGGGGGGCAGATTGGGTGCGCACTGGGCTGCCGGGTTACCAAAAACCGGGCAGCAGCGACATCACTTTGTCTCTCGCTGGGTTACCTGATTTTCGTACCGAGTCGACCCAAGCGGTGACGCCGCCACAGTGGCTGTTAGATAACCCTGGCACGCGCGTGGTGGCGCGTGACAACTACACCGTCAGCGACTATTTGATAGAGTGGCAAACCGATTGGGTGAAACGCTTTGGTATTGATGGTTATCGGGTAGATACGGTCAAACACGTAGAAGGCGAAGTGTGGAAGCGTCTGAAACAAGAAGCGACGAAAAGTCTCGATGCGTGGCGCAAAGCCAATGGTCAATCGGGTGCGCCGTTTTGGATGATGGGGGAAGTGTGGGGCCATTCTGCTTACCGCAGCCCTTATTTTGACGACGGCTTTGACGCGCTGATCAATTTTGATATGCAGAAGAAGCTCGATAAAGGCGCAGCCTGTTTTAGCCAAATGGCTGACACCTATCGCGATTACGCCAACACCATCGCGCAGCAAAGTGACTTCAACCCAGTGAGCTACATGTCCTCACACGATACTGAGCTGTTCTTTAGCCGTTTTAAAGACTATACCGTGCAGCGCAACGCCGCGAACGCATTGCTCCTCAGCCCAGGTGCGGTGCAGATTTATTATGGTGATGAAGTGGGGCGCAATATTGGCCCATATGCCGATGATTTCCATCAAGGCACCCGATCAGATATGGTTTGGACACTGTCTGACGAACAACAACGCTTGCTTAACCACTGGCAGACGTTAGGGCAGTTTCGTCAAGCACACCCTGCCATTGGCGCGGGTGTGCATAAAGAAATCGAACAAACAGGCGCGTACGTTTTTTCTCGCACGCTGGGGGATGACAAAGTGGTGATCGCCTTTGTAGGCAGAACGGAAAAATAACCCAATGCCGCCATCGTTATCGGTGGTGGCTTATTGTGCCAAACCGGCGCAAACGCGTTGCAGTTTTTCTTTCACTTGCCCGGCTAGCCCTTCGATGCCGGGTTGATCCACCATGCTGAGCACCGCAGAGGGGTCCATAAACGCCACCGTCACGCTATCGTCTTCTTCCACCCGCACCACCACATTGCACGGCAGTAATAAGCCAATATCTGGCTCGGCGGTGATGGCTTGATTGGCCAAGTGAGGGTTGCAAGCGCCGAGAATCACATAAGGTTTTCTATCCACATCGATCTTTTTCTTTAAGGTCGCTTTGACATCGATTTCGGTCAAAATACCAAAGCCTTCTTTGGCGAGCTCTTCGGTCACTTTGCTAATCGCTTGTTCATAGCTGCCAGCAAACTGAGTGCTAAATCCGTACATGTTTATCTCCTTGATGGATAAATTCCGTTTGAGTATAGGAGAGAATGTCGGCGTTTGAGCAATGGCACAAGGTGTGCTGACGGCGCGAAAGTTCGATGATCGCTGCAAATCTCTTTTATCTCGCCGAAGAAAAGCGACGTTTGCCGCAAAAGATCCATAAAAATTGCTAGCGCACTGTTATGAAATGTGGGGAATTTGGTTTCCAATTCGCTTGGTTGTGAATGGATTAAAAAACCTAATTTGTGATATTAATTAATATAATATGTTAATTGTGATGGTTATCAAAAAATAATATTTCAATAGTGGCTTATTTAATCGTTTGGCGTGGGGGTTGACCCTGATCAGTATGTAACCCGTCTTCTACGTTCAAGATCCTATGCGTTCAGTTCCACAACCATAGGTGAATTTATGACAACTCCTGTTCAAACAGAACGCAAGGTAACGATTGGGAGCTACATTGCTCTCGCGTTCGCTGTTGTGTTCTTCTCGGGCCTACTGCAATCCAATCAGTGGTATGGCGTTTTTGACTTTACAACGCTAAACGGTGCGTTCGGTAAAGTGGCGTACGGCGTGAACGAAACGGCCGATGGCGTACAAGCCATGACCACCTCTTTCCGTGGTACAGGCGGTAGCGGTGCGCGTGATGGTTTCATCTTCGCGTTAACCTTAATTCCAACGGTGATGTTCGCACTGGGTATGATCAACGTGCTTGAACATTACGGCGCATTGGACGCAGCACGCAAATTGCTGACGCCGCTACTACGCCCATTGATGAACATCCCAGGTAACACGGGTCTTGCATTGATCGCCTCTCTACAAAGTACCGATGCGGGTGCGGCGATGACACGTCAGTTGAAAGACGAAGGCCACCTGACCAAGCGCGAAACCGACATATTCACCATGTTCCAGTTCACTGCCGGTGCCACCATCGTTAACTTCTTCTCTTCTGGCGCGGTGCTCTTCACCCTCACCATGGCAGACGGTTCACCAGCAGTAACATCGTCTATCGGCCTAGCGGTTGCCGTGATGTTCGTCTTCAAAATCGTCGGCGCGAACTTGTTCCGCATCTACCTAAACCTAACGGAAGGTAAAGAAGACAAACAAGACAACGCGGATCAAGACAAACCACAAACGCTAAAAGAAGAGGCAGCAAAATGAGTGAAGTAAAAGCAAAGAAGCCAATTGTGACCGACATTTTTGTTGAAGGCGCGAAAAAAGGCTGGGTTATTGCCACCACCTCGACCGTTCCTAACGTTCTGATGGCGTTTGTGATCATCAAAGCGCTGCAAATCACGGGCACACTTGATTTGATGGGCAGCGTATTCTCACCCGTCATGGCGGTGTTTGGTTTGCCGGGTGAAGCGGCGGCGGTATTGATCGGCGCATGGATGTCGATGGGCGGCGCAGTGGGTGTGGTGATCAGCTTGTTTGACCAAGGCATCCTTAACGGCACTCACATTGCGATTTTGGCGCCAGCGATCTACCTAATGGGCTCACAAGTTC from Vibrio vulnificus NBRC 15645 = ATCC 27562 encodes the following:
- a CDS encoding BamA/TamA family outer membrane protein, which translates into the protein MNRRYSGALISLSALLSCSSLASFYDPVDGQFDMGHHIAENAHGFLPVPILITEPAIGYGGGIAGLFLHETQEEKHKRKQAALSAIDGGAQLVPSAMTVAGALGTENGTWFAFGGHRRSWLNDSIRYVGGGGVGVANLDLYKHISFGPIDKEIKFGTKTTVAVLAQKVQFRLADTPLMLGVKQMLAKSKVESDNKLIDKVMQLTLGSEAVTSGLGVLAEYDTRDNLFYPSKGYKVTADYMIYDDALGSDYNYRTFNLDAEAYIPIAEKWTLGLAGNYQNFEQKDSMVSPTAKPYVALRGVSSYRYQGDEIETLQAQLTYSINHRWKVSGFYGAGQATQRSGDEQDSRVNAGGVGFRYQIARRYGLHIGMDYAMSDEENAIYFNVGSGF
- a CDS encoding DMT family transporter, with product MNNPTVSRAIFLLVAANLLASLSDVSLKILNGEVPTFQYVFIRQSISLVLLLPFWLRMEKSQWKKGCDWITFWRAQLILLGSACAMIAITHLPLATANAMFYVGPLLVLPLAFVFLGERPAVGKMVATLLGFVGVLIVLRPEQFHWAAIVALGSALSMGVGNILIRKVPAEQSLISTLFWTTLMTLPFAFALAYWQWSAIRFEHILWIVAINLFVLAYHALVVKAFQQAPASQIALAEYSGLAFVTFFGVIWFDEVPDSYTVLGILLIIVPMMPIRWKHWLKSKRRTAMSKG
- a CDS encoding sugar kinase, translated to MNHINRVAIIGECMVELKKVNGALQQGFGGDTLNTAVYLSRLTQQSGVSTSYVTGLGQDPFSREMLAAWQDEGINTDMVYLSQDKLPGIYAIETADNGERSFFYWRNDSAAKYWLRDRAILTLAKELCQHQMIYLSGISLAILSQDCREALIKLLALCRSDGVKIAFDNNFRPALWNNVAEAQAFYQQILQVTDMAFLTFDDEMLLWGDTHEDQAIERTKGFGVSEIVIKRGGDACFVVTEAGRHAVAPLKIDHVIDTTAAGDSFSAGYLAKRILGGDCQQAAFAGHTVAGHVIQHRGAIIPREAMPTI
- a CDS encoding bifunctional 4-hydroxy-2-oxoglutarate aldolase/2-dehydro-3-deoxy-phosphogluconate aldolase, with protein sequence MKDLNQKLAEIKVVPVIAIKDANKAAKLAQVLIENGLPCAEVTFRTADAALAIKNMREAYPEMLIGAGTVLTSAQVDEAIDAGVDFIVSPGFNPTTVKYCQQRNVTIVPGVNNPSLVEQAMEMGLRTLKFFPAEPSGGVNMLKALTAVYPVKFMPTGGVSPSNVKDYLAIPAVLACGGTWMVPGDLIDNEQWDDLAKLVREVAGIIA
- a CDS encoding alpha-amylase, with product MKLNAITLTLILSSTAAIAEPNLTISTTTNSRDFPLSTEQPLVVPLVKDSYQLKVTGLEGDCQAPDAQVIKFNQPIALNCGKATELPLKIRFTGDYSFELDANAHTLTFKREPKKVAKTEFKRPLPQVTCEVYQGGEVTIELGDSFKDGTSLRDAYSGQVVSVKQGKVSLTPSAQSGGLVLLEPVKQNKKARPFDYRNANIYFVMVDRFHNGDPSNDQSYGRQKDGKEEIGTFHGGDLKGVTEKLDYIQSLGTDAIWLSPIVEQVHGFVGGGDSGSFPFYAYHGYWTRDFTKIDENFGRDEDLKTLVEEAHKRGIKILLDAVINHSGYSTLADLQFDGMQVTAKEANLPEKWANWQPKEGENWHSYHSAIDYQSQNWSQWWGADWVRTGLPGYQKPGSSDITLSLAGLPDFRTESTQAVTPPQWLLDNPGTRVVARDNYTVSDYLIEWQTDWVKRFGIDGYRVDTVKHVEGEVWKRLKQEATKSLDAWRKANGQSGAPFWMMGEVWGHSAYRSPYFDDGFDALINFDMQKKLDKGAACFSQMADTYRDYANTIAQQSDFNPVSYMSSHDTELFFSRFKDYTVQRNAANALLLSPGAVQIYYGDEVGRNIGPYADDFHQGTRSDMVWTLSDEQQRLLNHWQTLGQFRQAHPAIGAGVHKEIEQTGAYVFSRTLGDDKVVIAFVGRTEK
- a CDS encoding DUF302 domain-containing protein, whose product is MYGFSTQFAGSYEQAISKVTEELAKEGFGILTEIDVKATLKKKIDVDRKPYVILGACNPHLANQAITAEPDIGLLLPCNVVVRVEEDDSVTVAFMDPSAVLSMVDQPGIEGLAGQVKEKLQRVCAGLAQ
- a CDS encoding nucleoside recognition domain-containing protein, with product MTTPVQTERKVTIGSYIALAFAVVFFSGLLQSNQWYGVFDFTTLNGAFGKVAYGVNETADGVQAMTTSFRGTGGSGARDGFIFALTLIPTVMFALGMINVLEHYGALDAARKLLTPLLRPLMNIPGNTGLALIASLQSTDAGAAMTRQLKDEGHLTKRETDIFTMFQFTAGATIVNFFSSGAVLFTLTMADGSPAVTSSIGLAVAVMFVFKIVGANLFRIYLNLTEGKEDKQDNADQDKPQTLKEEAAK
- a CDS encoding YjiG family protein, whose protein sequence is MSEVKAKKPIVTDIFVEGAKKGWVIATTSTVPNVLMAFVIIKALQITGTLDLMGSVFSPVMAVFGLPGEAAAVLIGAWMSMGGAVGVVISLFDQGILNGTHIAILAPAIYLMGSQVQYVGRILGPIGTEGRYIPVMIAISVLNAFGAMLVMNLFV